The following coding sequences lie in one Homalodisca vitripennis isolate AUS2020 chromosome X, UT_GWSS_2.1, whole genome shotgun sequence genomic window:
- the LOC124368933 gene encoding Werner Syndrome-like exonuclease isoform X1 has translation MAVTVLDLLLIYSIFIQRAAARNFRKESQDPAERKVNEKKPLVTFKGKLRYLYTVHDCCCVCEAILKKLETLEELIVGFDLEWPVDFRRGRGQGRTALIQFCPSQAVCYLFHVIEWNKLPKVFVNFISHPKVKLVGVNIRGDIWKLGRDFDISVAPIVENNAVELRHLANKVFSITDCWSLDRLVVYVLKKQLAKPEDVRLSNWAQIPLTNSQFEYAANDAYASLIVYNRLKELEVEFNVKKGNVATDECLGPGPDELQGCPHYSNPDS, from the exons ATGGCTGTTACTGTTTTGGACTTGTTATTAATATACTCTATTTTTATACAGAGGGCAGCTGCTAGAAATTTTAGAAAGGAAAGTCAAGACCCAGCGGAAAGAAAAGTAAATGAGAAGAAGCCTCTTGTAACTTTTAAGGGTAAACTAAGATATCTGTATACAGTGCACGATTGCTGTTGTGTTTGTGAAGCCATTTT AAAAAAGTTGGAGACACTTGAGGAACTGATTGTTGGCTTCGACTTGGAGTGGCCTGTTGACTTCAGACGAGGACGAGGGCAAGGCAGAACAGCTCTCATACAGTTCTGTCCCAGCCAAGCAGTTTGTTATTTGTTCCAT GTTATTGAATGGAATAAACTTCCGAAGGTGTTTGTTAATTTCATCAGTCACCCTAAAGTAAAGTTGGTTGGTGTCAATATCAGAGG TGACATATGGAAACTAGGGCGTGATTTTGACATATCTGTTGCCCCTATTGTGGAAAACAATGCTGTGGAATTGAGGCATCTGGCTAACAAAGTGTTTTCTATAACTGATTGCTGGAGCCTGGATAGATTAGTGGTTTATGTA ttaaaaaaGCAGCTCGCCAAGCCGGAAGATGTTAGATTGAGCAATTGGGCCCAAATACCTTTGACAAATAGCCAATTTGAATATGCTGCCAATGATGCTTAT gcGTCTCTTATTGTCTACAACAGACTGAAAGAACTGGAAGTGGAATTCAACGTTAAGAAAGGGAATGTCGCGACTGATGAGTGTTTGGGACCTGGGCCGGATGAGCTACAAGGATGCCCTCACTATTCAAATCCTGACAGCTAA
- the LOC124368933 gene encoding Werner Syndrome-like exonuclease isoform X2, with the protein MEKRRLPEWMQERAAARNFRKESQDPAERKVNEKKPLVTFKGKLRYLYTVHDCCCVCEAILKKLETLEELIVGFDLEWPVDFRRGRGQGRTALIQFCPSQAVCYLFHVIEWNKLPKVFVNFISHPKVKLVGVNIRGDIWKLGRDFDISVAPIVENNAVELRHLANKVFSITDCWSLDRLVVYVLKKQLAKPEDVRLSNWAQIPLTNSQFEYAANDAYASLIVYNRLKELEVEFNVKKGNVATDECLGPGPDELQGCPHYSNPDS; encoded by the exons AGGGCAGCTGCTAGAAATTTTAGAAAGGAAAGTCAAGACCCAGCGGAAAGAAAAGTAAATGAGAAGAAGCCTCTTGTAACTTTTAAGGGTAAACTAAGATATCTGTATACAGTGCACGATTGCTGTTGTGTTTGTGAAGCCATTTT AAAAAAGTTGGAGACACTTGAGGAACTGATTGTTGGCTTCGACTTGGAGTGGCCTGTTGACTTCAGACGAGGACGAGGGCAAGGCAGAACAGCTCTCATACAGTTCTGTCCCAGCCAAGCAGTTTGTTATTTGTTCCAT GTTATTGAATGGAATAAACTTCCGAAGGTGTTTGTTAATTTCATCAGTCACCCTAAAGTAAAGTTGGTTGGTGTCAATATCAGAGG TGACATATGGAAACTAGGGCGTGATTTTGACATATCTGTTGCCCCTATTGTGGAAAACAATGCTGTGGAATTGAGGCATCTGGCTAACAAAGTGTTTTCTATAACTGATTGCTGGAGCCTGGATAGATTAGTGGTTTATGTA ttaaaaaaGCAGCTCGCCAAGCCGGAAGATGTTAGATTGAGCAATTGGGCCCAAATACCTTTGACAAATAGCCAATTTGAATATGCTGCCAATGATGCTTAT gcGTCTCTTATTGTCTACAACAGACTGAAAGAACTGGAAGTGGAATTCAACGTTAAGAAAGGGAATGTCGCGACTGATGAGTGTTTGGGACCTGGGCCGGATGAGCTACAAGGATGCCCTCACTATTCAAATCCTGACAGCTAA